CCGCGGCCTTAGCTCCGGCCAGGCGCAAATGCTGCCAAAAATCTGGCCATTGTTTTCCTAAGGGAGTGGCGGCAAAAGCCGCGTGCAGGGCATCTAAATCTTGTAATACCAAGAATTCCAGGCGTTCCTGCATTACTTGCTGATATTTACTGCTATCCTTACTGAGTCGGGCCAGTTCCAGGAAATCAGTGAGCAGATCCCGCCGTCCGATTAAGTCATGTAATTCCCGGGCCAGACGGGACCAATTATTATCCAGGCGCAACAGGCGGTTGACCAGGGCCTGGCGCACGGGGTGCTCAGCCGGTTGATCCACTAGACGGCGACGCATCAGTTCCAGGGCCTGGTATTGCAGCCAGCCCTGTTCTTCGTCTTCGAGCAGATCGACTCCGGGTAAAATTCCGGCTTCATAAGGAGCCTGGCCGACCAGCTGATGACAGAAACTATGGAAGGTCATGACCGGCAGACTATCCGGGGTCAACAGCACCTCGGGAGGATGGGCCTTCCCGGCCTCATAAGCCAGGGCCGGCAGATTAAGCTCTTCCTCAGCGTTCGCAGCTGGTGGCGGGCTGTTCCGGGCTTGGCATAATAAATCAAACAGTCTGATTTTAACCTCGCCGGCCGCCTGGCGGTTGAAGGTCAGGACCAGAATCTCGGCGGGGTGGTTGACCCGGGCCAGTAAGGTCAGAAACCGGGCTACCAGTTGGGTGGTCTTACCGGAGCCGGCCGGGGCCTCCAGATGAAAACTTTCTCCATCCGCCAGGAGCTGGCGACGAACCTGGCTGTCGGCTAATAAATTAGAACAGCTCATGATTCCAGGTCAAACTTATCTTTTGTCTCCAGGAAGGGGTAGCCACAGATCAGCCGGTAGGGACAATACTGACAGGCACCCTCCTCCCGTTGGTTAGGGGCCGGTTTCGGATCAGGGAGAAAATTGCCCTGATGCAGCCGGTTCCCGATTTGGGCGATTATCAACTTCCATTCCGCCAATTCCGCCTCCCAGTAGCAGGGCTCCAGATCCCAGGTCTGAAATTTCACTGCCTTACTGGATTTCAGCTGAATATAGCCTGCCCTGGCCGGTTTCCAGGCCCGAGCCTGTTTTACCCGGCCCTGCTGCAAAGCCATTAAATAACCTATTAGCTGAAAGCGCAGCCGGTCACCAAACATCTGACGCCAGTCGGGAATCTGGCCACACTTATAATCCCATACCATATAGGCCTGGTTCGGGTGGTAGTCCAGCCGATCAATGCGCCCTTTTAAGGTAAAAGGCCAGCCCGGCACGGTCACCCCAGAGAATTTTATTTCTTCTCCGGCCCACTTCCAACCTTCGTTATAGCGTTCCTTCTCCTGTTCCAGCCAGTGCCATAAGAATCCTGGGGTCTCCTCGTCTTCCGACAACCAACGCTGCAGTTCCACCTGCCAGTGGAGATCGTCGCCATATGGTTTGAGGACTTGGGCTACCGCCTCCTTCAGGGTGGCGCGGGCCTGAAAGTCGTTCCAGTGGTTGTGTTTTTTCAAATAGACCTTAAAATTTTGGACAAACCGGGCCAGGGCCTCATGCAGCCGGGCACCACGTTCGATGGCCTCAGGTCCAGCTTCAATCTCAGGCAAGGGAGCAAGCTCGAGAAGATTTTCCAGGAAGAACCGACAGGGACAGGCGCGGGCGTTGTCGATATCGGTGATAGATAGTTCAAGAGGAAGCGAGAACTGGGATAACAGGTCATCCGGCTCAACCACCGGTTGCCCCTGGGGATGGATAAGAGCCTCACGGATTGCCTGGACCCGCAGCCAGGCTGGCTCTGGCTGGACCAGATGGTCCATCGTGGCATCAATCCAGTTTCCGGTCCAGATAGGGGTGGCAGCTAATGGTTCATCGCCGCTTAGATGCGGCCGGGTCAAGGTAAGATGGGGGGCGACACCCAGAAGACTGGCAAAAATCTGCTTAGCAAAGGCATATTGGCTATCTATGGTGCCCCCCAACACCTGGCGGCGTTCGGCCGCGTCCAGCAAAGGTAACTGGCGGCAGGGCCAGGGGAAAGTACCGGCATTCATGCCCAAACAAAAAACCCGGTCAAAATCAAGATTGCGCAATTCCAACAGCCCCATGATCTGAAAACCGGCTTCTTCCCGGCCAGAGCCAGCCAGAAGGCGGAGTTGAGCCGCGTGCCCGAGCCAGGACTGGAATTCCCGAGCGTCTAACCGCACTGATCCCAGAACTCGCTCTACATCTTGGAGAAGTTCTTCCAGGACGGACATCGCCTGGGCTTCCGGGTCATTCAGTTCCACCGGAAAACCCAGTAACCGCCAGGTCTGTTTCAAGGCTGCGATCCACTCCCGGCCTGATTGGGGGCTTACCAGAAAAGCCTTCAGCGCGGGTTCCAGGCTGCTCAGCACCTCAGCCCCGAGGCCGTCAGCCAGGTTCGGTTGGCGGTGCCAGGCCTGGCGCAACCGGGGCCAGCCGTGGTCCACACCCTGTTCCCGAAACACCAGGTCTAATTCGACTCCGAACTCGTTTTGGGCCCCCAGACGGCCATAATAGGGAGAAAGCAGCAGCGAAATCAGAGATGAGCGTAATTCGCCCTCGGTAAAAAAAGTTAGAGGCAGGATGCCGACCTGAAACAGCGGATGCTCGGCCAGGCTGGAGCCGTGGGAAAAATTATAGGCCACCCGGCCCCCTTCACAGGCTGGGCCCAGAAGCTCGGCCAACATCCGCTGGAAAGGAGCGGCGTAGTCATCCATGGCCGGGGAGGTGACCGCCACCCGGTGCGGTGTCAGACCCCCATGATGAGACGCCTCTAATATTCGGGCCGCCACCCACTGCATCTCTTGTTCGACATCGGGTAGGGTTACCGCGGTCTGAACCACGCTGGGGGAGCCTTGGACCAGCAGCCTTTCAAGATCAGTGCGGTTCGCCAATTCCTGGAACCAGGCTTCTTCAACCGGGGCCGGGGCCTCAAAGCCCAGAGCCAAGATCCGGGGCGGCAAAGAGATTTTACCCAGCCGCAGTTCCTGCAATAGATAACTTGGCAACTGCCCCGGCGTAATAAGATGCTGTTCCGTCAATTGAGCTTCAAAAATCTGACAGATAGCCCGTCGCCAGGCCACAAGAGGCGGGCCTTCGCCGGCAGGCAGGGTAGATGAGATCAGGTGACGGGAAAGAATAGCATGAGTTTCATCCAGGCGATGGGCCAGAGCCAGGTCAACAGCAAGATCTGCCAGCCGGGGGCCGGATTGCATGGCCTCCTCCCAGAGGCGCAAACGCTTCAGGTCGGTGGCCAGGCATAGCGGCGGCCATAAGGACTCGAAAAGCTGTTGGAACCATTGGTTGAGGGTCAGAATGGGCAACGGTTCCCAGCCCGCCAAACCCTGGCTCAACTTCTGTTGCCGTTCGGCGTGCCACAGCTGCCGGGCCAGGCGATCATGGGATACCAGAATTAGGTCTCCCGGCCTCGATTCCACCAGCATATACTGATGCAACACGGCGGCGCTAGTAAAAGACCTATACAATACCATGGCTGGTTGTGGAAAATTGGGACTGCCAAGATCTTACCCAAACTGAGGCCGCAAGGGAAGAACTTTTCGCCAGGTTAATCTAACCCTCATTGCTATTTTGAGTCGCCGCACAGATTTTTCACCTAAATCATCGCCGCTGGGCATTTAAATAAAAGTTATTGACAAATAAATTTTCTTGTTTATAATTATGTATAGATATTTATCCGTTTAGAAAAAACTGGTCCAAAGGAGGAACCTCAATGGCGGACATCGAGAGCAGGAGTGTAGACCCAGGTACTCAAGAAATGTTGAAACACGCTCAGGAACAGGGCGTGGAGACTATCTGGGACCGGGCCGAGAAGATGAAACCATGCCCCATTGGAGCCGAAGGCGCTTGTTGCCGTATCTGTTCCCAGGGCCCCTGCCGGATACCCAAGCCCAAAAAGAAAAAGGGCGAGGAAGAGCCGGAGGAAGTTAAGGCTCGCATGGGGGTCTGCGGGGCTACTGCAGAGACCATTATTGCCCGGAACTTTGCCCGCATGGTCTGCGGCGGCGCCGCGGCCCATAACGACCATTCCCGGGGTGTGGCCAAACTCTTTAAAGAGGTGGCACATGGCAAGGCTCCGGGGTACAAGATTAAAGATGTCACCAAACTGAAGCAAATCGCCCTGGATTATGATGTGGCAATCACTGAAGGTGAGGGCGACGACCAGAAGCCTCGCTCTACCGAAGCCATTGCCCAGGAATTGGCTGATAAGATCATGGCCGAATTCGGTCAGCAAGAAGGCGAGCTGGTATTTGCTGCCAAGCGGCCTCCCAAGAAGCGGGTGGAGTTGTGGCGCCACCTGGGCGTCATGCCACGCGGCTGCGATATTGAAATCGTGGAGTTAATGCATCGCACCCATATGGGAGTGGACCAGGAATATCATAATATCCTCAAGCAATGCACCCGGACCGCGATATCGGACGGCTGGGGCGGCTCCATGATCTCCACCGATCTGCAGGATGTCCTGTTTGGCTGCCCGGTACCGGTGCACGGCGAAATAAACTTAGGAGTTCTCAAAGAGGATCATGTCAACATTATCATTCATGGTCATGAGCCGGTATTGCCGGAGATGATCTATGTGGCCTCCCAGGAGGCCGAAATGGTGCAGTATGCCCAAAACAAGGGGGCCCAGGGAGTGCAACTGGCCGGCATGTGCTGTTCGGCCAATGAGCTGTTGATGCGCCACGGCATTCCGGTAGCGGGCAACTACCTGCAGCAGGAACTGGCTATCACCACCGGCGCGGTGGATGCCATGATCGTCGATGTCCAGTGCGAAATGCAGTCGCTGGCCAACGTTGCCAAATGCTACCACACCAAGTTGATCACCACCGATCCCCGGGCGCGCATCGAAGGCGAAACCATGCATATACCCATGGATGAGCACCATGCTATGGATATTGCCCGCCGGATCGTCCGGGAAGCGATTGACAATTTCCCCAACCGCCGGGCCCCGGTATTGATTCCAGAGGCCAAGTATCCTACCGTAGTGGGCTTCAGCATGGAGACCATCCGCTATCTGTTGGGCGGCTCTATCCGCGGTTCTTATTATACTCTTAATGACAACATCATCGGCGGACGGGTGCGGGGCATCGCCGGAGTGGTGGGCTGTAACAACTGCCGTACCATGCACGACAATTCCCATCTGGAAATGACCAAGGAATTGCTTAAGAACGATATCATTGTCCTGGTCACCGGCTGTAGCGCCATGGCCTCCGGCAAGGCGGGTCTGTTGACCCCGGAAGCCGCGGTGAAGTACTGCGGCCCCGGGTTGGCCGAGGTCTGCGAGACCGTAGGGATTCCGCCGGTATTGCATATGGGTTCCTGCGTGGACAATTCCCGCATCCTGATGGCCGCGGCGGCCTGCGTCAAAGCTGGCGGGCTGGGCAATGACATCAGCGACCTGCCCGCAGCCGGGGCGGCCCCCGAGTGGATGAGTGAAAAGGCCATCTCCATCGGCCACTATTTCGTCTCCTCCGGCGTTTATACCATCTTTGGGGTTAGCTGGCCGACCCTGGGTTCGGACATCCTGACCGACTACCTGTTCCGCGGTCTAGAAGAGGAGTTGGGCGGCAAATGGGATTTCGAGCTCGATCCGGTGCTGGCCGCCAAAAAGATGATCGCCCATATCGACAAGAAGCGCGCTGCCCTGGGCATCGACAAGGCCCGGGAGCGGGTGCTCTACGATATGGCCATGCGCCGCGAGCTGGAAGAGAAAGCCGCGGCCGCGGGCGAAGAGTAAATCTGGCCAACATCCTGGCGCTTAACTGTCAGGACATTCTCAAACCACACTTTGCCTAAAGTGAGCCGGGTGGGGATTATGCCCTGCCCGGCTTTTTTATGGGCCAGTCTCTGACCTGATTGACAAATAAACCAAAGAACTATTATATATGGGATATGAAATCAGGGAAAACCGCGCCCCCCCATTATCACGGTCATCGCCAGCGGCTGCGGACCCGCTTTCTGCAAGCCGGTCCCGAGAGCATGCAGGATTATGAAATTTTAGAGTTGCTGCTCACCTTTGCTATTCCCTACTCCGATGTCAAGCCGCTGGCCAAACGTCTGTTGGCTCATTTCGGCTCCTTCACCGGGGTCCTGGATGCCTCGTTTGAGGACCTGGTCAAGGTGGATGGCCTAAGAGATTATTCCGCCACCCTGATCCGCCTGACCAAGGCCTGCGCCGAATATTATCTCAAGGAAGAAGTCCTGAAGCGGCAACGCATTCCCTCGCTGACCGCCCTGGTGGACTACTGTCGGGTCTCCATGGGAGGTCTCAAGGATGAGCAATTCCGGGTGATCTTCTTGAACACCCAGAACGAAATCATTGCCGAAGAGATCATTCAGGAGGGCACGGTGAACCAGGCGGTAGTTTATCCCCGTAAGATCCTGGAAATGGCCCTGAAACACAAAGCCACCGGGCTGATTTTAGTCCACAATCATCCCAGCGGCAATCTGACCCCGTCGGCCGCGGATCGCGAACTGACCCGGGCCATTATTCAAGCCGCCGAGGCCTTAAACTTAGTAGTCCACGATCACCTGATCATCGGCCGTCAGGGTTACTTCAGCCTGGCGGAGAATTCTCTGCTTTAGGGCCCACGGAGTAAGCAAATTGGAAGTCCTAATACAGCAGAACCGGACCGAAGTATTTTTCCAATGTCCCCACTGCGGGGAGGAATCGGTGCTCCCTGTAATCCCCGGGTGGAATAAATTGGACTGCCCCTACTGTGCTTATTATCTTATCGTTTACCAGGATGAGGCTGCCCGTCT
This genomic stretch from Deltaproteobacteria bacterium harbors:
- the cooS gene encoding anaerobic carbon-monoxide dehydrogenase catalytic subunit; this translates as MADIESRSVDPGTQEMLKHAQEQGVETIWDRAEKMKPCPIGAEGACCRICSQGPCRIPKPKKKKGEEEPEEVKARMGVCGATAETIIARNFARMVCGGAAAHNDHSRGVAKLFKEVAHGKAPGYKIKDVTKLKQIALDYDVAITEGEGDDQKPRSTEAIAQELADKIMAEFGQQEGELVFAAKRPPKKRVELWRHLGVMPRGCDIEIVELMHRTHMGVDQEYHNILKQCTRTAISDGWGGSMISTDLQDVLFGCPVPVHGEINLGVLKEDHVNIIIHGHEPVLPEMIYVASQEAEMVQYAQNKGAQGVQLAGMCCSANELLMRHGIPVAGNYLQQELAITTGAVDAMIVDVQCEMQSLANVAKCYHTKLITTDPRARIEGETMHIPMDEHHAMDIARRIVREAIDNFPNRRAPVLIPEAKYPTVVGFSMETIRYLLGGSIRGSYYTLNDNIIGGRVRGIAGVVGCNNCRTMHDNSHLEMTKELLKNDIIVLVTGCSAMASGKAGLLTPEAAVKYCGPGLAEVCETVGIPPVLHMGSCVDNSRILMAAAACVKAGGLGNDISDLPAAGAAPEWMSEKAISIGHYFVSSGVYTIFGVSWPTLGSDILTDYLFRGLEEELGGKWDFELDPVLAAKKMIAHIDKKRAALGIDKARERVLYDMAMRRELEEKAAAAGEE
- the radC gene encoding DNA repair protein RadC; translated protein: MKSGKTAPPHYHGHRQRLRTRFLQAGPESMQDYEILELLLTFAIPYSDVKPLAKRLLAHFGSFTGVLDASFEDLVKVDGLRDYSATLIRLTKACAEYYLKEEVLKRQRIPSLTALVDYCRVSMGGLKDEQFRVIFLNTQNEIIAEEIIQEGTVNQAVVYPRKILEMALKHKATGLILVHNHPSGNLTPSAADRELTRAIIQAAEALNLVVHDHLIIGRQGYFSLAENSLL
- a CDS encoding PD-(D/E)XK nuclease family protein, with amino-acid sequence MVLYRSFTSAAVLHQYMLVESRPGDLILVSHDRLARQLWHAERQQKLSQGLAGWEPLPILTLNQWFQQLFESLWPPLCLATDLKRLRLWEEAMQSGPRLADLAVDLALAHRLDETHAILSRHLISSTLPAGEGPPLVAWRRAICQIFEAQLTEQHLITPGQLPSYLLQELRLGKISLPPRILALGFEAPAPVEEAWFQELANRTDLERLLVQGSPSVVQTAVTLPDVEQEMQWVAARILEASHHGGLTPHRVAVTSPAMDDYAAPFQRMLAELLGPACEGGRVAYNFSHGSSLAEHPLFQVGILPLTFFTEGELRSSLISLLLSPYYGRLGAQNEFGVELDLVFREQGVDHGWPRLRQAWHRQPNLADGLGAEVLSSLEPALKAFLVSPQSGREWIAALKQTWRLLGFPVELNDPEAQAMSVLEELLQDVERVLGSVRLDAREFQSWLGHAAQLRLLAGSGREEAGFQIMGLLELRNLDFDRVFCLGMNAGTFPWPCRQLPLLDAAERRQVLGGTIDSQYAFAKQIFASLLGVAPHLTLTRPHLSGDEPLAATPIWTGNWIDATMDHLVQPEPAWLRVQAIREALIHPQGQPVVEPDDLLSQFSLPLELSITDIDNARACPCRFFLENLLELAPLPEIEAGPEAIERGARLHEALARFVQNFKVYLKKHNHWNDFQARATLKEAVAQVLKPYGDDLHWQVELQRWLSEDEETPGFLWHWLEQEKERYNEGWKWAGEEIKFSGVTVPGWPFTLKGRIDRLDYHPNQAYMVWDYKCGQIPDWRQMFGDRLRFQLIGYLMALQQGRVKQARAWKPARAGYIQLKSSKAVKFQTWDLEPCYWEAELAEWKLIIAQIGNRLHQGNFLPDPKPAPNQREEGACQYCPYRLICGYPFLETKDKFDLES